The following coding sequences are from one Methanococcoides orientis window:
- a CDS encoding methanogenesis marker 16 metalloprotein — MERSIESINESIGKGEAVVLTAQEVCELADRGEDVEKVDVVTAATRAIMSGTYVILSFPVDAPCSFLRAKEVYMNGVPAHVGPCPNERLGILDLMLFGTDHSLDDHHYGAGHLFRDLAAGNPVDVRVVTDNDVTFTTQVTLEDMPYAMMYGTRHAFKNYSAFVNTSDDTVSSIFHAIDFGPRLTEATISGCGQINPVKNDPLLKSIGIGTRILMNGSEGFILGSGTRSAKEKPNLTAFADMHGMDPEYMGGFFTSAGPECIVSWAVPIAVTDPSVVDAIAERDRQIKMSVMAVDKRACVGYSTYGDVWEDVDLEVTFDPKECINCALCEPQENCPMAAISFDGDKVKLDRYACFNCGLCTTLCVGDVFTGNMGSINFELGDHSANVPIVLRQSDKKRALELSEKLKEKILEGSFKLTQMVEHIQS; from the coding sequence ATGGAACGTAGCATTGAAAGTATAAACGAAAGCATTGGTAAAGGTGAAGCTGTTGTGCTTACTGCACAGGAGGTCTGTGAACTTGCAGACCGTGGTGAAGATGTCGAAAAAGTGGATGTTGTGACAGCAGCAACACGTGCTATCATGAGCGGGACCTATGTGATCCTCTCTTTCCCTGTGGATGCACCCTGCAGTTTCCTGCGTGCGAAGGAAGTCTACATGAACGGGGTTCCTGCTCATGTGGGTCCCTGTCCCAACGAAAGGTTGGGTATCCTTGACCTGATGCTTTTTGGTACAGATCACAGCTTGGATGACCACCACTATGGTGCCGGCCATCTCTTCCGTGACCTTGCAGCAGGAAACCCGGTGGATGTCAGGGTGGTAACTGACAATGATGTTACCTTCACGACACAAGTTACACTTGAAGATATGCCGTATGCCATGATGTATGGTACACGTCACGCTTTCAAGAACTATTCAGCTTTTGTTAACACCTCTGATGATACCGTATCTTCCATATTCCATGCCATCGACTTCGGACCAAGGCTAACAGAGGCCACGATCTCCGGGTGCGGTCAGATCAATCCTGTAAAGAACGACCCTCTGCTGAAGTCCATCGGTATTGGAACACGCATCCTTATGAACGGCTCAGAAGGTTTCATACTTGGTTCCGGTACCCGTAGCGCCAAGGAAAAACCAAACCTTACGGCTTTTGCAGATATGCACGGTATGGACCCTGAATACATGGGTGGCTTTTTCACATCAGCAGGTCCGGAATGTATCGTTTCATGGGCAGTGCCCATAGCTGTGACCGACCCTTCGGTAGTGGATGCGATAGCAGAGCGTGACAGGCAGATCAAGATGTCAGTAATGGCTGTGGATAAAAGGGCTTGTGTGGGTTATTCCACTTATGGTGACGTATGGGAAGACGTGGACCTGGAAGTAACGTTCGATCCGAAAGAATGTATCAATTGCGCCTTATGCGAACCTCAGGAGAACTGTCCCATGGCTGCTATAAGCTTTGATGGGGACAAAGTGAAACTTGACAGGTATGCATGCTTTAACTGTGGCCTGTGCACAACTCTGTGTGTGGGGGATGTGTTCACCGGAAACATGGGTTCCATCAATTTCGAGCTCGGTGACCATTCGGCGAACGTTCCGATCGTCCTGCGACAGTCTGACAAGAAAAGGGCTCTGGAGCTTTCAGAAAAATTAAAAGAGAAGATCCTCGAAGGTTCTTTCAAACTTACTCAGATGGTCGAGCACATTCAGTCATGA
- a CDS encoding cation:proton antiporter — protein MESFIINNLTIIFGLSIAILYFCHRLHIPIIVGFLFTGMLLGPHGYGLIDAIEEVEVLAEIGIVLLLFTIGVELSLKDLWSMKRAVLIGGSIQVLFTIAVVYFISSWVGYGFAESVFIGFLFSLSSTAIVLKLLQKRGELHAPHGRLSLAILLYQDVIVVPMILVTPFLAGVGSTGDAALLPIIGKGIGLIVLVMASAKWIVPNVLYQITKTRDSELFFLSIIVVCLSVAWLTSSMGLSLALGAFLAGLIISESEYSHQALSNLIPFRDIFMSFFFISIGMLLDIGHFFENPVLFILVAAGVLLLKSLLAGLASYLLGFPLRTAILGGLALAQVGEFSFVLSRFGLEFGILDQNVYQLFLVVSIITMGVTSSVMSISPRVADRVVNLPLPSKFKCGFHPGAMEDILDKKTHLKDHLVIAGFGFNGHTVAKAATVAGIPYLILDTNPETVRKEQLKGELVYYGDSSQKGVLEHADIKNARVLVVCISDPAGTRRTVSLSRKLNPNLHIITRTQYLQEMEPLYALGANEVIPEEFETSIEIFVRLMKRYLIPKDEIDKLVSEIRSDGYEMFRTLSGTMNIYDMEVDIPEMNITNVRVRSSSYVVGKTLTQLGLRKKYGVTILAIRRDSEILASPDADLSLMSGDVVVLMGTPEMISKVDPLFAGGNID, from the coding sequence ATGGAATCTTTCATAATAAATAATCTTACCATAATTTTCGGTTTGTCCATCGCCATTCTTTATTTCTGCCACCGTCTTCATATACCCATAATTGTCGGATTTCTTTTTACGGGTATGTTATTAGGACCTCATGGTTATGGTCTGATAGATGCCATTGAAGAAGTAGAAGTGCTTGCTGAGATCGGCATAGTGCTGCTGCTTTTCACGATCGGCGTTGAGTTATCTTTAAAGGATCTCTGGAGCATGAAACGGGCTGTCCTTATTGGCGGTTCCATACAGGTACTGTTTACAATAGCAGTTGTCTATTTCATATCTTCCTGGGTCGGATACGGTTTTGCAGAATCCGTTTTTATTGGTTTTTTATTCTCCCTGAGTAGTACGGCTATCGTGCTCAAGCTTTTGCAGAAGAGGGGTGAACTGCATGCTCCGCATGGACGTCTGTCCCTTGCAATTCTGCTTTACCAGGATGTCATTGTAGTTCCCATGATACTGGTGACACCATTTTTGGCAGGGGTGGGTTCCACCGGAGATGCAGCACTGCTTCCCATAATTGGAAAAGGCATCGGCCTGATCGTTCTGGTCATGGCCAGTGCTAAGTGGATCGTCCCGAACGTTCTCTATCAGATAACGAAGACCCGGGATTCCGAGCTCTTCTTCCTGAGCATCATTGTTGTCTGCCTTTCGGTCGCCTGGCTTACATCCAGCATGGGACTATCTCTTGCATTGGGTGCTTTTCTCGCAGGTCTGATCATCTCTGAATCCGAATACAGCCATCAGGCACTTAGTAACCTCATTCCTTTCCGTGATATTTTCATGAGTTTCTTCTTCATTTCCATAGGGATGCTGCTTGATATCGGACACTTCTTTGAGAACCCTGTGCTGTTCATACTTGTGGCTGCCGGGGTACTTCTGTTAAAATCATTACTAGCCGGCCTGGCCTCATACCTGCTTGGCTTCCCCCTGCGTACGGCGATCCTGGGGGGACTTGCACTTGCACAGGTTGGTGAGTTCTCATTCGTTCTTTCCAGGTTCGGGCTGGAATTTGGTATCCTTGATCAGAACGTGTACCAACTGTTCCTTGTGGTCTCCATCATTACAATGGGAGTAACCTCATCTGTAATGTCAATTTCACCCAGGGTCGCGGACCGGGTCGTGAATCTGCCTCTGCCATCAAAGTTCAAATGTGGCTTCCATCCCGGGGCTATGGAGGATATTCTTGACAAAAAGACACATCTTAAGGACCATCTTGTCATCGCAGGTTTCGGTTTCAATGGCCATACTGTTGCAAAGGCAGCAACGGTAGCAGGAATTCCCTATCTCATACTCGATACCAACCCGGAAACCGTTAGGAAAGAACAGTTAAAGGGGGAGCTTGTCTATTATGGTGATTCTTCCCAGAAAGGCGTGCTTGAACATGCGGACATCAAGAATGCAAGGGTTCTGGTGGTCTGCATATCCGATCCGGCGGGAACACGGAGAACTGTTTCACTTTCACGTAAATTAAATCCGAATCTACACATTATTACACGTACACAATATCTCCAGGAAATGGAACCTCTGTATGCACTGGGTGCAAATGAGGTTATTCCTGAGGAGTTCGAGACATCCATCGAGATATTCGTAAGGCTGATGAAGAGATATCTTATTCCAAAGGATGAGATCGATAAATTGGTCTCAGAGATACGTTCGGATGGTTATGAGATGTTCAGAACGTTGTCCGGTACAATGAACATCTATGACATGGAAGTTGATATTCCGGAAATGAACATTACGAATGTAAGGGTAAGGTCATCTTCCTATGTAGTTGGGAAAACACTTACTCAGCTTGGCCTGAGGAAAAAATATGGTGTTACAATACTTGCGATCCGCAGAGACTCGGAAATTCTTGCAAGTCCGGATGCTGATCTCTCACTGATGTCGGGTGACGTGGTCGTACTGATGGGCACGCCGGAAATGATCTCAAAAGTAGATCCGCTATTTGCAGGCGGGAATATCGATTAA
- a CDS encoding tyrosine--tRNA ligase, giving the protein MEKIDLIKRNVQEIVTEAELTTLLETKENPSAYTGYEPSGKIHMGHVLTVNKLMDLQKAGFEITVLLADVHAYLNQKGTMEEVRKTADYNKECFLALGLDPEKTNFVYGSDFQLSPEYMLNVLKLTQSTSLNRAKRSMDEVGRKMEDPKVSQMVYPIMQAIDIALLGVDVAVGGIDQRKIHMLAREGLPGLGFKAPLCIHTPILLGLDGTKMSSSNENYISVDDDAASINKKLKKAFCPAGVIEDNPMLELFKYHIMPRYDEIVFERPEKFGGDLVCKSYAELETVFADGSLHPMDLKNGAGKYINEILDPVRSVLG; this is encoded by the coding sequence ATGGAAAAGATCGATCTTATAAAAAGAAACGTGCAGGAGATTGTCACAGAAGCGGAGCTTACAACATTGCTGGAGACCAAGGAAAACCCTTCAGCATATACCGGCTACGAACCTAGTGGGAAGATCCACATGGGCCACGTTCTTACTGTGAACAAGTTAATGGACCTTCAGAAAGCAGGATTTGAGATCACTGTCCTTCTTGCGGATGTCCATGCATACCTGAACCAGAAAGGTACGATGGAAGAAGTACGCAAGACCGCGGACTACAACAAGGAATGTTTCCTTGCACTTGGACTTGATCCGGAAAAGACTAATTTTGTATATGGCTCTGATTTCCAGCTTTCTCCTGAATACATGCTTAATGTGCTCAAGCTCACCCAGTCAACTTCACTGAACCGGGCAAAGAGAAGCATGGATGAGGTTGGAAGGAAAATGGAAGACCCTAAGGTTTCCCAGATGGTCTACCCCATCATGCAGGCTATTGATATCGCACTTCTCGGAGTGGATGTCGCAGTAGGTGGTATCGACCAGAGGAAGATCCACATGCTTGCAAGGGAAGGGCTTCCAGGCCTTGGCTTCAAAGCTCCGCTCTGCATCCACACTCCGATACTTCTCGGATTGGATGGTACCAAGATGTCATCATCCAACGAGAACTATATTTCAGTGGACGATGATGCAGCATCCATTAATAAAAAGCTTAAGAAAGCATTCTGTCCTGCAGGTGTTATTGAAGATAATCCGATGCTTGAGCTATTCAAGTATCACATAATGCCTCGCTACGATGAGATCGTCTTCGAAAGGCCGGAGAAGTTTGGCGGCGACCTTGTGTGCAAGAGCTATGCAGAACTTGAGACAGTATTTGCAGACGGAAGTCTTCATCCAATGGACCTGAAGAACGGTGCCGGTAAGTACATCAATGAGATACTTGACCCTGTAAGGTCAGTTCTTGGATAA
- a CDS encoding tRNA(His) guanylyltransferase Thg1 family protein, giving the protein MKQREIYSDLRCIAPVIIRVDGRTFKNTLSRLGCEKPYDERFASAMADSLELFFKKSGMNAALAYTFSDEASILFFDLPFDGRVEKLDSVVASYLSSAFTIKMGLDEPVSFDSRIIPIEKGQVPEYLVWRQNEAWRNCVSSYGYYTLRSEGLSEKEAAAAIKGKKAQDIHEMLFQRGINLDKVPSWQKRGVVIHKTEYHKTGFDPVKNERTRSKRSKVVQDWDIPMFSSDDGTDFLKKYIMGH; this is encoded by the coding sequence ATGAAACAGCGGGAGATCTATTCAGATCTGCGCTGCATTGCTCCTGTGATCATACGCGTTGATGGCAGGACGTTCAAAAATACGCTTTCACGGCTTGGTTGCGAAAAGCCGTATGATGAAAGGTTTGCATCTGCTATGGCGGATTCTCTGGAACTTTTCTTCAAAAAAAGCGGAATGAATGCAGCGCTAGCATATACTTTTTCTGACGAGGCGAGCATTCTTTTCTTTGACCTGCCCTTTGATGGCCGGGTCGAGAAACTTGATTCTGTGGTCGCCAGCTACCTTAGCAGTGCTTTTACTATTAAGATGGGTCTCGATGAGCCTGTGTCCTTTGATTCAAGGATCATCCCTATCGAAAAAGGTCAGGTTCCTGAGTATCTGGTCTGGCGCCAGAACGAGGCCTGGAGGAACTGTGTAAGTTCATATGGATATTACACGCTGCGTTCAGAGGGCCTGAGCGAAAAGGAAGCTGCAGCTGCTATCAAGGGTAAGAAGGCTCAGGATATACATGAGATGTTGTTCCAGCGTGGAATAAACCTTGATAAGGTTCCATCATGGCAAAAAAGGGGTGTTGTAATACACAAGACCGAGTATCATAAGACCGGTTTTGACCCCGTGAAAAATGAAAGGACCCGGAGCAAAAGGTCTAAAGTGGTCCAGGATTGGGATATTCCCATGTTCTCATCCGATGATGGGACTGATTTTTTGAAAAAATATATTATGGGTCACTGA
- a CDS encoding PRC-barrel domain-containing protein produces MRADITSLFGLNVYTNQGTYVGKVNDLVFDVDERVVSGLALSDINRDIFDVATRGVILPYRWVVTTGDIVLIRDIVKRFKKPAKEEEKED; encoded by the coding sequence ATGCGCGCAGATATAACATCACTGTTTGGATTAAATGTGTATACGAATCAGGGTACGTATGTGGGAAAAGTGAACGATCTCGTTTTTGATGTGGATGAGAGGGTCGTTTCAGGCCTTGCTCTTTCAGACATCAACCGTGATATCTTTGATGTTGCGACCAGGGGGGTCATCCTTCCATATAGATGGGTTGTAACTACCGGGGACATTGTCCTCATACGTGATATCGTTAAAAGGTTCAAGAAACCTGCAAAAGAGGAAGAAAAAGAAGACTGA
- a CDS encoding ribonuclease H-like domain-containing protein — MLTSTYIHIPGIGKTIEKRIWESGHCQWDEYLEHQDCISIPATRKERIEKGIIESKDHLAMRDFEYFANCLPGAEHWRAFEHFSDSVAYVDIETTGLSANSSCITVVGIYDGKDAKTYVKGIDLDDIVEELEKYELLVSFNGARFDLPFIKHEFPEINFNQLHVDLMYPLRRIGLTGGLKAIEKKLGIQRTDDTVDITGFDAVRLWHEYERGNEESLDLLLEYNREDIVNLETIINKTYTQFSERTFEKTLGK; from the coding sequence ATGCTTACAAGCACCTACATACATATTCCCGGCATAGGGAAAACAATTGAAAAACGGATATGGGAGAGCGGGCACTGCCAGTGGGACGAATACCTGGAACACCAGGACTGCATTTCAATACCTGCAACGAGGAAAGAAAGGATCGAAAAAGGGATTATCGAATCCAAAGATCACCTTGCAATGAGAGATTTCGAATACTTCGCCAACTGCCTCCCGGGTGCAGAACACTGGAGAGCATTTGAGCATTTCTCGGATTCTGTCGCTTATGTAGATATTGAGACCACCGGCCTCTCTGCTAATAGTTCCTGCATTACTGTTGTAGGGATCTACGACGGGAAAGATGCAAAAACGTATGTCAAAGGAATTGACCTTGATGACATCGTAGAAGAGCTGGAAAAATACGAGCTTCTGGTATCCTTCAACGGGGCACGCTTCGACCTGCCGTTCATCAAGCACGAATTCCCGGAAATAAATTTCAACCAGCTCCATGTGGACCTTATGTACCCTCTGCGTCGCATTGGACTCACGGGAGGGCTTAAGGCCATCGAGAAAAAGCTGGGGATACAGAGAACTGATGATACGGTCGACATTACCGGGTTCGATGCAGTCCGGCTCTGGCACGAGTACGAGCGCGGAAATGAGGAATCGCTGGACCTTCTTCTTGAATACAACCGGGAAGATATCGTCAACCTGGAAACTATCATCAATAAAACATACACGCAGTTCAGCGAAAGGACATTCGAGAAGACCCTCGGAAAATGA